The genome window AAACTCCCACTCATTTTTGAGTATGCAGATATATTGCATTTAAATAATGATCTCAATTTAACTTATAGTGTTCTCTAGAGATGGGTGTACCAAGATATCTTTGTTCCTAGTTCTAGCTAAGAAACTAATGGAGTGGGCTCCACGTGCCCAATCcacagcaaagctgcccccagaACCAGGGAttgctccctctcccttcccggCATTTCAATTCCTTCTCAGGCAGGAGTGAGTCTGCACTTGTTGGTCCAAATGCGAGTAGTATTGCAAGACATGCAAACAAAGTAGGTCCAGAGagttttggagaaaaagaaaataaaggaaaaaaagaagaagaaataacaggGTAAAGAACAATGGTAAGAagcagaagggggaaggaggaagcagaCTGTTAATATTATCACATTATTATATAAGCTAGATGTTCAAGGTCGTGGATGCATACGTCAATATCCAGTACTTGTCTTATAAATCTTCCAGAGTGGCCATTTCGACAGTGTAGAACAGCTTCACAGCATGTTGGCTTCTTGTGTGAGGACCTCACAACTTGTTTGCCACCCTCCCTGCTCTGTAACGGCAAGCTGGACTGCAGCGGTGGCGAAGACGAGTCTGCTGCCTACTGTGGTGAGGGGGACAAATAATCAAAATGAAAGAATAGGCACCAGTAACTAATGAGTATAATTTAGAATTATCATTGAAACATTACCATGCATGAATGATTTCTATTAGAAATAATGCCTTTGTTTAATATAGCCCAGATGCCCAGCAGTCTCCCACAAAACTTGATATTCAAGTGTCCCAACCAGAAGACTTGGACATATGTGGACAAGGTGTGTGACATGAGAAACGACTGTGGTGATTGTGCAGATGAatcaggtaaaaataaaaatatgtaattgatATTTTAATGGATACATAAACTAACCCATACTTTAAAAACTTTCTACGGATATTTACATTTACAATTAAGCAATTCCATTATTTCCAGTAGCTTACATATTTAAAGGAGGTGAGCTCTTTAGCCAAAAAGTAAAGCCAGATTTGCAAAGATTAACAAAGGAAATACTAATCCTGGTGGACAACTCTTGTCTGCGATCAAATTCCTTTTagatttctttggaaattttggtcaagattaaagaaaaatctaTTGACTGCTTTGGCTCTCAAgaagtatttttgtttatttcactttctttattttcttgctcctccttcccctggtCCTTCCGGCCTCCCAGTGTTCTCCGTGGTGGTTTAACACTGCCCAGCACCCTGCATGGCTCTGTAATCTGGCATGCTGGACTCTTCAAACCATGGCCATAAATACAGTTAGTCAGATATAAAATAATCTATCAGAAATATAGTACAACTACAGAAATCATTTCTGGCCTTTTGCCTGGCCATCACGGAAGGTAGAAAAGAAATGCTGCCTGGAAGTTGCATGTTATCTAACAATGTGTTGGCAACAAAAAGCTAAAAGCATAAACAAATCCCTTTCTTCTTGCTAGCTGCCAATTAGCAAATACTGATTCTCTTCCCTGCTTACTGAACATACAAATTCATATGGACCTTCCTTGTTTATGTAGCACgtcagtgtgtatatgtgtaggcTGATGGAGAGAGGTAGTACTCTTTTTGGATTTCAAAgtacaatttttcttttcaccCAAATGTgtagaatatttaataaacatctgCAATTTTCCCTTTGAACagttttcacttaacatttttaagaTCAAAGTGCCATTTCATTTCCAACAGCATCTTTTCCAATCCACCTTGATAATTTaagttatgcttttaaaaataaataaaattgtccaGTTTTACAGTGCCCAGAGTGTTCAGGCTGGAGATGTGATACTGTTTTCTTTGCTGACTGTGCCTGCATTCCCAGAACTCGCTGCAAAAATGGCATTCAAGACTGTGCTGATTGGAGTGATGAAAACGTATGTGAATAGAAgcattttctaattattatatTGGGAAACATAATAACTGTTATTAGTTTCCTTCTGACTTTTCACCAAAAagttaacatatttatattttgggaGGGAACAATCTACTAAAGAATCCGGTGTTaaataatggagaaaaataatGATTAGTAGAAATCAGACCCAAActtagtgaccttgagctcattTCTAGACTTGTGTAGATTTCTGCCCTGTGCACACATTGTTATTATGGGGATATCACAAGTGTACTCtagtttatttcaaaaaaataaagagtattaaTCCTAAGAGTTCTCAGATCAAAATTGATGTCTATCTCTTTATTAGTGTACCCTGGTTCAGATCCAGCTGAAAGCTAGTTTGGCCTAGGGTTAGTCTTAGTTGTGGACAACAGCCAGCAAGTAGTGACAACAGCCAAAAGTTCAACGAGATCAGAACTATCTGCCTTTCTACCCTAACAGGGCCTGAAATTCTTTCTAGTAGGTCCTGAGGTCAAGAGCAGATCTGGATTTGAATATCATCCTACCACTTAAGGGGTTGTGTGACCTCACATGCGCAATATCACTGCTTGAGGATGGTTTCCTTGTCTATACAAAGTGGCTCTTTTGGGGGCATTGTTATGATAAGCAATGAGATACAATAGTCACAGCAATTGTAGGCAATTAAAGAAAGATTGTaaggcctgagcaggcagtggcacagtggatagagcatcggactgggacacagaggacccagggttcgaaagcctgaggtcactggcttgagcgcgagctcaccagcttgagcactgggtcagttgcatgagcgtgggatcatagacatgatgccatggttgctggcttgagcccaagggtcgctgACTTAAAGcctcaggtcgctggcttgagcccagggttgctggcttaattaagcaaggggtcattcactctgctgtagccccccagtcaaggcacatatgagaaggcaaacaATGAAgcactaaggagccgcaacgaagaattgatgcttctcatctctctccctgtttgtccctatctggccttctatcacaaaaaagaaaaagattgtaaAAATATGATAGATTGTATTGTTGAAAAAAACAACTGTGATCCGTTCTGGGGATTATACTTCCCCAATCCTTTTGGCCATCAAGACTTGACTATGCCTGACTTGCTTTGGCTGATGAAGTTTGGTTAATGATGTGCATTACGTCCAGCCCTAAGTGTGAAGAGCCAGCTaattgtttccttttcctttcctgagGCTGCCAACATTGATTAGAGGCTGCTCTGAGGAAAGGTGGAGTCCAACCAGCCAAACCACTAACATCAAGTGTGACAAACCTTTGTAGCAACTAAACTTTTTAGTCATTTGTAACACAACCCTGCTTATCTAGATATTAAAGATATTACAAGAAAATTCTTTATTAATCCATAGCTACCAACACATATCAGATTATTTAAATGGaccaaagaaataacatttttagagGTTGTTGGAACAAAGTCTAAATACAGGCAAGAGAGGATTAACCTGAGCCAGCATCTGCTACAAGCAGCAAGTTTACCTAGCCTTTTTTCTATTTAGCCCCATTCCTCTGCAGATCCTGGGTGAAAAACTGGGTATTCACATGATGGAATTCTTCACATGCTCAAGTCAGCCTATCACTCACCTCAGTCTCTTGGGATGAGTTTATTAAATCTAATTGTTTCTCAACGCATGGCCAGTGGACCTGTAGCATCCGCATTACCTGGGAGCTTATCAGAAATGCAAATCTTCAGGCCCCACTCCAAACCCTCCCAATTCTTTGCCCTTTTACCCATTCCACATGCTTTGGTCAAACTCAAGTGACAACCGCTTTAAGAACCAGCACACAACCTATCATCTCACTGCCAGGAAGCTGAGTTCCCCGAAGGTTGCCCATTAGTCTGGGACCTGGAATGACTACATAGCAGAGCCCAACCTAACCCACAAGTCTGGAAACATGTAATTCTGTCAATCGAGGCTTTGGAGTTCTTGGTACTGTAGCAATGTATAGAACTGCTACATGTACTTTAAGGAAAATAATACGTCAAGATATGCACATACTGTAGACACAtatcccactgcgccatcacaggtcagagaCAAGTACCTTTTGAAGGT of Saccopteryx bilineata isolate mSacBil1 chromosome 1, mSacBil1_pri_phased_curated, whole genome shotgun sequence contains these proteins:
- the LOC136319498 gene encoding low-density lipoprotein receptor class A domain-containing protein 1-like — its product is MPGKPAKWPFRQCRTASQHVGFLCEDLTTCLPPSLLCNGKLDCSGGEDESAAYCAQMPSSLPQNLIFKCPNQKTWTYVDKVCDMRNDCGDCADESVLQCPECSGWRCDTVFFADCACIPRTRCKNGIQDCADWSDENPPSQGTYEKANNEALRSRNEELMLLISLPVCPYLAFYHKKEKDCKNMIDCIVEKNNCDPFWGLYFPNPFGHQDLTMPDLLWLMKFG